In one Stenotrophomonas maltophilia genomic region, the following are encoded:
- a CDS encoding sialidase family protein: MRLTVRHAFVLRSGMRCLALLALTGFASVLHAAEITWTGTATVAARNAGWGRLAQLPDGRWLAVTTRFNEGQPTTLQLSISSDRARSWAPWSDVAEPGRMIDNGELLVLPEGRVLLAMRSLVEGVSYRLHLYASDDLGAHWTFLSTLAGNEAPNGRKDRGVWEPVLTRLDDGTLSVVYADETRADEHPSYNQVVSQRLSNDGGRTWGPAMTIAEQPGGGQLRPGMPVMARRPAGGYLMVFETCGDDPQCPVSYKVSTDGRTWPAGLGTPLADQRCGPHVMTSTRGVMFVTSCLNEVSWSEDSGSSWRTVTPPAWPLGFRHSWPAVVELGPAEIGVVNVVDGAVQIRFGSY; this comes from the coding sequence ATGCGCCTGACTGTCCGACACGCATTCGTTCTGCGCAGTGGTATGCGCTGCCTGGCCCTGCTGGCCCTGACCGGGTTCGCCTCTGTGCTGCACGCAGCGGAGATCACATGGACTGGCACCGCCACCGTGGCCGCCCGCAACGCGGGCTGGGGGCGATTGGCGCAGCTGCCGGATGGCCGCTGGCTGGCAGTGACCACGCGCTTCAATGAAGGGCAGCCGACCACCCTGCAGCTCTCGATCAGCAGTGACCGGGCCCGCAGCTGGGCGCCCTGGTCCGACGTGGCCGAGCCCGGCCGGATGATCGACAACGGCGAACTGCTGGTGCTGCCGGAGGGGCGTGTGCTGCTGGCGATGCGTTCGCTGGTCGAAGGCGTCTCCTACCGGCTGCATCTCTATGCCAGCGACGACCTTGGAGCACACTGGACCTTCCTGAGCACCCTCGCCGGCAACGAGGCACCGAACGGGCGCAAGGACCGCGGCGTGTGGGAGCCGGTGTTGACGCGCCTGGACGACGGCACGCTGTCGGTGGTGTATGCCGATGAAACCCGCGCCGATGAGCATCCGTCCTACAACCAGGTCGTTTCACAGCGACTGTCCAACGATGGCGGGCGCACCTGGGGACCTGCGATGACGATTGCCGAACAGCCCGGCGGTGGGCAGCTCCGGCCCGGCATGCCCGTCATGGCACGCCGCCCCGCCGGTGGCTACCTGATGGTGTTCGAGACCTGCGGCGATGATCCGCAATGCCCGGTGTCGTACAAGGTCTCGACGGACGGGCGGACCTGGCCGGCCGGCCTCGGTACGCCGCTCGCCGACCAGCGCTGCGGCCCCCACGTCATGACCAGTACGCGCGGGGTGATGTTCGTGACCTCGTGCCTGAACGAAGTCAGCTGGAGCGAGGACAGCGGATCGAGCTGGCGCACGGTAACACCTCCCGCATGGCCGCTGGGTTTCCGCCATTCCTGGCCCGCCGTGGTCGAGCTCGGCCCGGCGGAGATCGGCGTCGTGAACGTGGTGGACGGCGCAGTGCAGATCCGTTTCGGGAGCTACTAG
- a CDS encoding H-NS family nucleoid-associated regulatory protein: MHIDIKALDERQLKALIAAAERRLQLLAQRRSAAVVRRELVAAAAECGYSIEELFAGASAVSVPAGGASRRRRKTGKVAPKYRDPENRRNTWTGRGRMPRWLADKTRHGRSATDFLIPGLARPTTGKDVVIGRRSVFKQK; encoded by the coding sequence ATGCATATCGATATCAAGGCGCTGGACGAGCGGCAGCTGAAGGCACTCATCGCGGCCGCCGAGCGGCGGCTGCAGCTGCTCGCACAGCGACGTTCCGCGGCCGTCGTCAGGCGTGAGCTGGTCGCCGCCGCCGCAGAATGCGGTTATTCAATCGAGGAACTGTTCGCCGGCGCCAGCGCGGTGTCCGTGCCTGCGGGCGGCGCTTCCCGCAGGCGCCGGAAGACAGGCAAGGTCGCACCCAAATATCGCGACCCCGAGAACCGGCGGAATACCTGGACCGGTCGCGGGCGCATGCCGCGCTGGCTAGCGGACAAGACCCGGCACGGTCGCAGCGCGACCGATTTCCTGATTCCGGGCCTGGCCAGGCCGACGACGGGCAAGGATGTGGTCATCGGGCGCAGGAGTGTGTTCAAGCAGAAGTGA